A window of Marmota flaviventris isolate mMarFla1 chromosome 20, mMarFla1.hap1, whole genome shotgun sequence contains these coding sequences:
- the Brk1 gene encoding protein BRICK1, producing the protein MAGQEDPVQREIHQDWANREYIEVITSSIKKIADFLNSFDMSCRSRLATLNEKLTALERRIEYIEARVTKGETLT; encoded by the exons ATGGCGGGACAGGAGGATCCGGTGCAACGAGAGATTCACCAAGACTGGGCGAACCGGGAATACATTGAAGTCATCACCAGCAGCATCAAGAAAATCGCGGACTTTCTCAATTCGTTCG ATATGTCTTGTCGTTCAAGACTCGCAACACTAAATGAGAAATTGACAGCCCTTGAACGGAGAATAGAGTACATTGAAGCACGG GTGACAAAAGGTGAGACGCTCACCTAG
- the Fancd2os gene encoding FANCD2 opposite strand protein isoform X2: MAGYQLWSPWTPLDESFQWLRHTTPTPFSKHPFRASPCFPHTPSDLEVQLCFQEVTLVLDSPFLETGVSPKLPCHTSELRTMSSKKGLVRKPQPIRLSGVDSVFGRVITAQPPKWTGTFRVSDKSAFCKIISREHQWPTGLKEPQIQMTVTMCKQMLRSILLLYATYKKCTFALQHSK; this comes from the coding sequence ATGGCAGGATATCAGCTCTGGTCACCATGGACCCCACTGGATGAGAGCTTCCAATGGCTGCGGCACACAACACCTACCCCTTTCTCCAAGCACCCCTTTAGGGCCTCCCCCTGTTTTCCACATACCCCTTCTGACCTTGAAGTGCAGCTGTGCTTTCAAGAGGTCACTCTAGTCCTAGACAGCCCGTTCCTGGAAACCGGAGTGAGTCCCAAGTTACCCTGCCACACGTCAGAGCTCCGAACCATGAGCAGCAAGAAAGGACTGGTCAGGAAGCCCCAGCCCATCCGCCTCAGTGGAGTGGATTCTGTCTTTGGCAGGGTCATCACGGCTCAGCCACCCAAGTGGACTGGGACCTTCAGAGTTTCAGACAAGTCAGCCTTCTGCAAAATTATCAGCAGGGAGCACCAGTGGCCCACTGGACTTAAGGAGCCTCAGATTCAGATGACAGTGACTATGTGCAAACAGATGCTGCGCTCCATCCTCCTGCTGTATGCAACATATAAGAAGTGCACCTTTGCCTTACAACACTCCAAGTAA
- the Fancd2os gene encoding FANCD2 opposite strand protein isoform X1 gives MYVATMCHGALSRAYTTLLWIQPLQLQGLSMAGYQLWSPWTPLDESFQWLRHTTPTPFSKHPFRASPCFPHTPSDLEVQLCFQEVTLVLDSPFLETGVSPKLPCHTSELRTMSSKKGLVRKPQPIRLSGVDSVFGRVITAQPPKWTGTFRVSDKSAFCKIISREHQWPTGLKEPQIQMTVTMCKQMLRSILLLYATYKKCTFALQHSK, from the exons ATGTATGTTGCCACCATGTGCCATGGGGCCCTCTCCAGAGCCTACACCACATTGTTATGGATTCAGCCTCTACAATTGCAAg GACTGTCAATGGCAGGATATCAGCTCTGGTCACCATGGACCCCACTGGATGAGAGCTTCCAATGGCTGCGGCACACAACACCTACCCCTTTCTCCAAGCACCCCTTTAGGGCCTCCCCCTGTTTTCCACATACCCCTTCTGACCTTGAAGTGCAGCTGTGCTTTCAAGAGGTCACTCTAGTCCTAGACAGCCCGTTCCTGGAAACCGGAGTGAGTCCCAAGTTACCCTGCCACACGTCAGAGCTCCGAACCATGAGCAGCAAGAAAGGACTGGTCAGGAAGCCCCAGCCCATCCGCCTCAGTGGAGTGGATTCTGTCTTTGGCAGGGTCATCACGGCTCAGCCACCCAAGTGGACTGGGACCTTCAGAGTTTCAGACAAGTCAGCCTTCTGCAAAATTATCAGCAGGGAGCACCAGTGGCCCACTGGACTTAAGGAGCCTCAGATTCAGATGACAGTGACTATGTGCAAACAGATGCTGCGCTCCATCCTCCTGCTGTATGCAACATATAAGAAGTGCACCTTTGCCTTACAACACTCCAAGTAA